From the genome of Phreatobacter cathodiphilus, one region includes:
- the ilvD gene encoding dihydroxy-acid dehydratase: MSAFDKAKLPSRHVTEGPSRAPHRSYLYAMGLTTKQIHQPFVGVATCWNEAAPCNIALMRQAQAVKKGVESAQGTPREFCTITVTDGIAMGHAGMKSSLPSREIIADSVELSMRGHAYDALVGLAGCDKSLPGMMMAMVRLNVPSIFIYGGSILPGTFRGRQVTVQDLFEAVGKHSVGEMSAEDLDELERVGAPSAGACGAQFTANTMATVSEAIGLALPYSAGAPAPYDIRDAFCYAAGEKVMELIAKGIRPRDIVTRKALENAATVVAASGGSTNAALHLPAMAHECGIKFDLFDVAEIFKKTPYIADLKPGGKYVAKDMFEAGGIPLLMKALLDGGFLHGDCMTVTGKTMAENLAKVRWNPDQDVVYPTSKPITKTGGVVGLKGNLAPDGAIVKVAGMKKLRFKGPARCFDREEECFKAVTERTIREGEVIVIRYEGPKGGPGMREMLATTAALYGQGMGDKVALITDGRFSGATRGFCIGHVGPEAQVGGPIALLRDGDMIEIDAVKGTLKVRLTAAELRARKKDWKGPKPTEYGSGAIWKYAQQVGPAVDGAVTHPGGAGEKHVYADI; this comes from the coding sequence ATGAGTGCATTCGACAAGGCCAAACTGCCCAGCCGCCACGTGACGGAGGGCCCGTCGCGGGCGCCGCACCGGTCCTATCTCTACGCGATGGGGCTGACGACCAAGCAGATCCACCAGCCCTTCGTCGGCGTCGCCACCTGCTGGAACGAGGCCGCCCCCTGCAACATCGCCCTGATGCGCCAGGCGCAGGCGGTGAAGAAGGGCGTCGAATCCGCGCAAGGTACGCCGCGCGAGTTCTGCACCATCACCGTCACCGACGGCATCGCCATGGGCCATGCCGGCATGAAGTCCTCGCTTCCCTCCCGCGAGATCATCGCCGACTCGGTGGAGCTTTCCATGCGCGGCCACGCCTATGACGCGCTCGTCGGCCTCGCCGGTTGCGACAAGTCGCTACCCGGCATGATGATGGCCATGGTGCGCCTCAACGTGCCGTCCATCTTCATCTATGGCGGCTCGATCCTGCCTGGAACGTTCCGCGGCCGTCAGGTGACCGTTCAGGACCTGTTCGAGGCCGTCGGCAAGCATTCGGTCGGGGAGATGTCGGCCGAGGACCTCGACGAGCTGGAGCGGGTCGGCGCGCCCTCGGCGGGTGCCTGCGGCGCGCAGTTCACCGCCAACACCATGGCCACCGTCTCCGAGGCGATCGGCCTCGCGCTGCCTTACTCGGCCGGCGCGCCGGCGCCCTACGACATCCGCGACGCCTTCTGCTACGCGGCGGGCGAGAAGGTGATGGAGCTGATCGCGAAGGGTATCCGCCCGCGCGACATCGTGACCCGCAAGGCGCTGGAGAACGCCGCCACCGTCGTCGCCGCCTCGGGCGGCTCGACCAACGCGGCGCTGCACCTGCCGGCCATGGCGCATGAGTGCGGCATCAAGTTCGACCTGTTCGACGTCGCCGAGATTTTCAAGAAGACGCCCTATATCGCCGACCTCAAGCCGGGCGGGAAATATGTGGCCAAGGACATGTTCGAGGCAGGCGGCATCCCCCTGCTGATGAAGGCGCTGCTCGACGGCGGCTTCCTGCACGGCGACTGCATGACGGTGACTGGCAAGACCATGGCCGAGAACCTCGCCAAGGTGCGCTGGAACCCCGATCAGGACGTGGTCTATCCGACCTCCAAGCCCATCACGAAGACCGGCGGTGTCGTCGGTCTGAAGGGCAATCTCGCCCCCGACGGCGCCATCGTGAAGGTCGCCGGTATGAAGAAGCTGCGCTTCAAGGGACCGGCGCGCTGCTTCGACCGCGAGGAGGAGTGCTTCAAGGCGGTGACCGAGCGGACGATCCGCGAAGGCGAGGTCATCGTCATCCGCTACGAGGGCCCCAAGGGTGGCCCCGGCATGCGCGAGATGCTGGCGACCACCGCGGCGCTCTACGGCCAGGGCATGGGCGACAAGGTCGCCCTCATCACCGACGGCCGGTTCTCGGGCGCGACGCGCGGCTTCTGCATCGGCCATGTCGGCCCGGAGGCGCAGGTCGGCGGGCCCATCGCGCTCCTGCGCGACGGCGACATGATCGAAATCGACGCGGTCAAAGGAACGCTCAAAGTTCGCCTTACGGCCGCCGAATTGCGGGCGCGTAAGAAGGACTGGAAAGGCCCGAAACCCACGGAATACGGGTCGGGCGCCATCTGGAAATACGCCCAGCAGGTCGGACCTGCGGTTGACGGTGCGGTGACCCATCCGGGCGGCGCCGGGGAAAAGCACGTCTATGCGGATATCTGA
- a CDS encoding cryptochrome/photolyase family protein: MSQAPVLVWFRDDLRLADNPALARAAGSGAPVICLYIRETPTGSQRAMGAAAGWWLAQSLRALDASLRGLGNSLVLRSGTAGEVITDVAAATGARTVLWNRRYDAGGIAIDKALKTALRSEGLEAASLPGNLLREPWEVKSAAGEPMKVFSPFWRAHQRLGDIRVPLRAPRALPAFEGPLPSEDLESWKLEPTRPNWASDFPQVWTPGEAGAQARLTTFLDEELAGYADGRDRPDRPSTSRLSPHLRFGEISPVQIWHQAHIAAGMNHGRDLAKFLAELGWREFAYHLLFHWPTLASDNFQPRFDGFPWRSDTASLRAWQRGLTGYPLVDAGMRQLWRTGWMHNRVRMVVASFLVKHLLVDWREGERWFWDTLVDADVANNPASWQWVAGSGADAAPYFRIFNPVLQGEKFDPGGDYVRGWVPELAALPAAAIHAPWKAPTAVLEKAGVTLGETYPAPIVDHDAARERALAALSEIRDATAA; the protein is encoded by the coding sequence ATGTCGCAAGCACCCGTCCTCGTCTGGTTTCGTGATGATCTCCGTCTCGCGGACAACCCGGCGCTGGCGCGCGCCGCCGGGTCGGGCGCGCCGGTCATTTGTCTCTACATCCGGGAAACGCCCACAGGCAGCCAACGCGCCATGGGCGCCGCCGCCGGCTGGTGGCTGGCACAAAGCCTGCGGGCGCTCGACGCCTCCCTTCGCGGGCTCGGCAACAGCCTCGTTCTCCGGTCCGGGACGGCCGGGGAGGTCATCACGGACGTCGCCGCCGCGACCGGGGCCCGCACGGTCCTATGGAATCGGCGCTACGACGCCGGCGGCATCGCAATCGACAAGGCGCTGAAGACCGCCCTCCGGTCGGAGGGGCTGGAGGCGGCGAGCCTGCCCGGCAATCTTCTGCGCGAACCTTGGGAGGTGAAATCCGCCGCCGGCGAGCCGATGAAGGTGTTCTCGCCCTTCTGGCGCGCCCATCAGCGGCTGGGCGACATCCGCGTGCCGCTGCGCGCACCGCGCGCGCTCCCTGCCTTCGAGGGCCCCCTGCCCTCGGAGGATCTCGAATCCTGGAAGCTCGAGCCAACCCGTCCGAACTGGGCCAGCGACTTCCCGCAGGTCTGGACCCCCGGCGAGGCCGGCGCCCAGGCACGCCTGACCACCTTCCTCGACGAGGAGCTCGCCGGCTATGCCGACGGCCGCGACCGGCCGGACCGCCCCTCGACCTCGCGGCTGTCGCCGCACCTGCGCTTCGGCGAGATCTCGCCCGTGCAGATCTGGCACCAGGCGCATATCGCGGCCGGCATGAACCATGGCCGCGACCTCGCCAAGTTCCTCGCCGAGCTCGGCTGGCGCGAATTCGCCTACCACCTGCTCTTTCATTGGCCGACGCTGGCATCGGACAATTTCCAGCCGCGCTTCGACGGCTTTCCCTGGCGCAGCGACACCGCGTCCCTGCGCGCCTGGCAGCGCGGCCTGACGGGCTATCCCCTCGTCGATGCAGGCATGCGCCAGCTCTGGCGGACCGGCTGGATGCACAACCGCGTCCGCATGGTCGTCGCGTCATTCCTGGTCAAGCACCTGTTGGTCGACTGGCGCGAGGGCGAACGCTGGTTCTGGGACACGCTGGTCGACGCCGACGTCGCCAACAATCCCGCCAGCTGGCAGTGGGTGGCGGGCTCCGGCGCCGACGCCGCCCCCTACTTCCGCATTTTCAATCCCGTCCTGCAGGGCGAGAAGTTCGACCCTGGCGGCGACTATGTCCGGGGCTGGGTGCCCGAACTCGCCGCGCTCCCCGCTGCGGCGATCCACGCCCCCTGGAAGGCCCCGACGGCAGTCCTGGAGAAGGCGGGGGTCACTCTCGGCGAGACCTATCCCGCGCCGATCGTCGACCACGACGCCGCGCGCGAGCGAGCCCTCGCCGCCCTTTCCGAAATCCGCGACGCCACCGCGGCATGA
- a CDS encoding tetratricopeptide repeat protein produces MRISDRLTLRVALVATVLAAALPAGGAYAFDGQPSGDARSALDAFRAYGRALRDGRTDEAVSALQYAASGGHAASAWRLGRMYMEGEGVARSDLKAFETFRQITITRREEGPNSPDARFISSAFVAMGNYLVEGIPNTYVRPDPGKAVELYFYAASTFGDADGQFRLGRMLLEGKGAPRDPRQAARWLQLAAQKSHHQAQAVLGHMLFTGRDVPRAAPRGLMFLTLAKEAATESEPWISEMYEEAMRQASDDERGVALRMVEAWIKTVRR; encoded by the coding sequence ATGCGGATATCTGATCGTCTTACCCTGCGGGTCGCCCTGGTGGCGACGGTGCTGGCGGCGGCCCTCCCGGCGGGAGGCGCCTACGCCTTCGACGGCCAGCCGTCGGGCGATGCCCGCTCCGCCCTCGACGCCTTCCGCGCCTATGGCCGTGCCCTGCGCGACGGACGCACTGACGAGGCGGTCTCCGCCCTGCAATATGCCGCGAGCGGCGGCCATGCGGCCTCCGCCTGGCGCCTTGGCCGCATGTACATGGAAGGCGAGGGCGTCGCCCGCTCCGACCTCAAGGCCTTCGAGACCTTCCGCCAGATCACCATCACCCGGCGCGAGGAAGGGCCCAATTCACCGGACGCGCGGTTCATCTCCTCGGCCTTCGTCGCCATGGGCAACTACCTCGTCGAGGGCATCCCGAACACCTACGTGCGCCCCGACCCGGGCAAGGCCGTCGAGCTCTATTTCTACGCCGCCTCCACCTTCGGCGATGCCGACGGTCAGTTCCGCCTCGGGCGCATGCTGCTGGAGGGCAAGGGCGCCCCGCGCGACCCGCGCCAGGCGGCGCGCTGGCTGCAGCTCGCGGCGCAGAAGAGCCACCACCAGGCGCAGGCCGTGCTCGGCCACATGCTGTTCACCGGCCGCGACGTGCCGCGGGCCGCGCCGCGCGGCCTGATGTTCCTGACGCTCGCCAAGGAGGCGGCGACAGAGAGCGAGCCGTGGATCAGCGAGATGTACGAGGAGGCCATGCGCCAGGCCTCGGACGACGAGCGAGGGGTGGCGCTGCGGATGGTCGAGGCCTGGATCAAGACCGTCCGACGGTAG
- a CDS encoding protein-L-isoaspartate O-methyltransferase family protein codes for MMDFARARRTMVDTQIRVNDVTDTRIVDALMAVPREDFVPEALRPLAYLDDDLAVKGEGGSRGARYLVEPVVLARMIQAAGIGAGDRVLDVGAATGYSSAVLARIAGSVVAVEEDGDLASRARAALGGDSRVTLVEGPLGEGAADRGPFDVILLEGAVELVPQALLGQLNEGGRLVAVVGTGRAAKCMIHARLGEEYSVRPAFDAAIPLLPGFEKPRGFVF; via the coding sequence ATGATGGATTTTGCCAGGGCGCGCCGCACCATGGTCGACACCCAGATCCGCGTGAACGACGTGACGGACACCCGTATCGTCGATGCGCTGATGGCGGTGCCGCGGGAGGACTTCGTCCCCGAGGCGCTGCGGCCGCTGGCCTATCTCGACGACGATCTCGCCGTGAAGGGCGAGGGGGGCAGCCGCGGCGCGCGCTACCTCGTCGAACCGGTCGTGCTGGCGAGGATGATCCAGGCGGCGGGCATCGGGGCGGGCGACCGCGTCCTCGATGTCGGCGCCGCCACAGGCTATTCCAGCGCCGTTCTCGCCCGCATCGCCGGTTCGGTGGTGGCGGTCGAGGAGGACGGTGACCTGGCCTCCCGGGCGCGTGCCGCGCTCGGCGGCGATTCGCGGGTGACGCTGGTCGAAGGGCCGCTGGGGGAGGGTGCCGCCGACCGCGGACCGTTCGACGTCATCCTGCTCGAGGGAGCGGTGGAGCTCGTTCCCCAGGCTCTTCTCGGACAATTGAACGAGGGCGGCCGTCTCGTCGCGGTCGTCGGCACCGGCCGCGCCGCAAAGTGCATGATTCACGCCCGCCTGGGCGAGGAATACAGCGTGCGGCCGGCTTTCGACGCGGCCATCCCGCTGCTGCCCGGCTTCGAGAAACCGCGCGGATTCGTGTTCTGA
- a CDS encoding MFS transporter encodes MTQPDADAVPSDAVPWRALFLLGSASFASSAGLRFCDPLLPTLADAFRTTPGGAAVVVTAYAVAYGGFQLVTGPLGDRYGKVRMIALGATLCGLFTLACAFATSLEQIAVFRFLAGLTGAAIIPNCLAFIGDTIPLAQRQAVLARYMIFMSSGAISGQAVGGLLADAFGWPAAFVMVGGFMIAAGLTLTVQLRTNPVLSRRTAVPLGGLAGSFRQILASGRTPMGRLVLATVTAEAVLYIGAFTFVGAHLHDKFDVSFTVIGIMTALAAVGAVAYSSFAPMLLARFSQSSLLALSGLAFSVSFLVIALSPWLWPVGLAIVLCGGAFALFHNALQIMATQINPEARGASIATFAFCFFAGQTLGVLCTSVMFDRWGPEPIFLAAAVLMPAMALVFRTRLLAVQQA; translated from the coding sequence ATGACCCAGCCCGACGCAGATGCCGTGCCGTCCGACGCCGTGCCGTGGCGGGCCCTCTTCCTTCTGGGATCGGCCTCCTTCGCCTCCTCGGCGGGTCTGCGCTTCTGCGATCCGCTGCTGCCGACCCTGGCCGACGCCTTCCGGACGACCCCCGGCGGCGCCGCCGTCGTCGTCACCGCCTATGCGGTGGCCTATGGCGGATTCCAGCTCGTCACCGGCCCGCTCGGCGACCGCTACGGCAAGGTCCGCATGATCGCGCTCGGCGCCACCCTCTGCGGGCTCTTCACCCTCGCCTGCGCCTTCGCGACCAGCCTCGAGCAGATCGCCGTCTTCCGGTTTCTGGCTGGCCTGACCGGTGCGGCCATCATTCCCAACTGCCTCGCCTTCATCGGCGACACCATCCCGCTCGCCCAGCGGCAGGCCGTGCTGGCGCGCTACATGATCTTCATGAGTTCCGGCGCCATCAGCGGGCAGGCGGTGGGCGGCCTTCTCGCCGACGCCTTCGGCTGGCCGGCGGCCTTCGTCATGGTCGGCGGCTTCATGATCGCGGCCGGCCTGACCCTCACCGTTCAGCTGCGGACCAATCCCGTCCTGTCGCGCCGCACCGCCGTCCCGTTAGGGGGCCTCGCCGGATCGTTCCGCCAGATCCTCGCCAGCGGCAGGACGCCGATGGGGCGCCTGGTCCTCGCCACGGTGACGGCGGAGGCCGTGCTCTATATCGGCGCCTTCACCTTCGTCGGCGCCCATCTCCACGATAAGTTTGACGTGAGCTTCACGGTGATCGGCATCATGACCGCGCTCGCGGCGGTCGGCGCGGTGGCTTATTCGTCCTTCGCGCCCATGCTGCTGGCGCGGTTCTCCCAGTCGAGCCTCCTCGCCCTGTCCGGTCTCGCCTTCTCGGTCAGCTTCCTGGTGATCGCCCTGTCGCCCTGGCTCTGGCCGGTGGGCCTCGCCATCGTGCTCTGCGGCGGCGCCTTCGCGCTGTTCCACAATGCGCTGCAGATCATGGCGACGCAGATCAACCCGGAGGCGCGCGGCGCCTCCATCGCGACCTTCGCCTTCTGCTTCTTCGCCGGTCAGACGCTGGGAGTGCTGTGCACCAGCGTCATGTTCGACCGCTGGGGGCCCGAGCCCATCTTCCTGGCGGCGGCGGTGCTCATGCCGGCCATGGCCCTGGTCTTCAGAACCCGGCTCCTGGCCGTCCAGCAGGCCTGA
- a CDS encoding DUF2497 domain-containing protein, producing MSQTAKANEPSMEEILASIRRIIADDEPAKAPAAKAAPPAPPPAPEPAAEEAPKSQDDIDALLAGFDAMDEEPEPAPPPPPPPPPPPAPPKAAAPEPDIFELSKADAVPERMGMIKPISQRADLDFVDAPPPPERYAPPPPPPAAVASPLLSAEAHAAVGAAFGSLANSMLVGNRTIEDLLRDMLRPMLKTWLDDNLPQLVERLVRAEIERVSRGPGR from the coding sequence ATGTCACAGACGGCCAAGGCGAACGAACCGTCGATGGAGGAAATCCTGGCGTCGATTCGCAGGATCATCGCCGACGACGAACCGGCCAAGGCCCCTGCGGCCAAGGCCGCGCCTCCTGCTCCGCCGCCCGCGCCCGAGCCCGCCGCCGAAGAGGCGCCGAAATCCCAGGACGACATCGACGCGCTTCTCGCCGGCTTCGATGCCATGGACGAGGAGCCGGAGCCCGCGCCGCCCCCGCCGCCTCCCCCGCCTCCACCGCCCGCGCCTCCCAAGGCCGCAGCGCCCGAGCCCGACATCTTCGAGCTGAGCAAGGCCGATGCGGTGCCGGAGCGCATGGGCATGATCAAGCCCATCTCGCAGCGCGCCGATCTCGACTTCGTCGATGCGCCGCCGCCGCCCGAGCGCTACGCCCCGCCACCGCCGCCTCCTGCCGCCGTCGCCTCGCCGCTGCTCTCGGCGGAGGCCCACGCCGCCGTCGGGGCCGCCTTCGGATCGCTCGCCAATTCCATGCTGGTCGGCAACCGGACGATCGAGGATCTGCTCCGGGACATGCTGCGCCCGATGCTGAAGACCTGGCTCGACGACAACCTGCCGCAGCTCGTCGAGCGGCTCGTCCGCGCCGAGATCGAGCGGGTGTCCCGCGGTCCCGGCCGCTGA
- a CDS encoding TolC family outer membrane protein encodes MTGATRSRARSAAVVSVAFASIALSVLPAGAQSIEQTLVQAYRNNPDLNSARASVRVANEGLPAALSGYRPSVSATITAAGQVAESSVGASPYLGTINGSDRTIRSLPRAATLSVTQPLFDGNRTTNSVRQADQNVLVARETLRNTEQTVLLASATAHMNVLREQAVLDLRRRNVEVLREQLRATRDRFNVGEVTRTDVALAESALQAAIATATGAESDLANARSVYMQQVGVQPGRLTPARTIERLLPRSLDAAIIAGQSEHPSIRGARHGADAQLLQVRIAESALYPTLGLSASVTRAAEQSSSSGQSLSGSLGVTLTIPIFANGGRDYSTIRAAKETYGQRRIQIETAAASVRQAVTQSWAALEAARAQIQAAEVQVRSQDIAVNGIREEYKVGQRTIIDVLNATQNLTEARVSLVRAQRDRVVLSYSVLSAMGRLSGSKLALRTEIFDPTVHYNQVRDQWIGVRTPDGR; translated from the coding sequence ATGACCGGAGCCACGAGGTCCCGTGCGCGCTCCGCGGCGGTTGTTTCCGTTGCGTTCGCTTCTATCGCCCTGTCGGTTCTGCCCGCGGGGGCGCAATCCATCGAGCAGACCCTCGTCCAGGCCTACAGGAACAATCCCGACCTCAACTCCGCCCGCGCCAGCGTGCGTGTGGCCAATGAAGGCTTGCCGGCGGCCCTGTCGGGCTACCGTCCCTCGGTGAGCGCCACCATCACGGCCGCCGGCCAGGTCGCCGAATCGAGTGTCGGTGCCTCTCCCTATCTGGGCACCATCAATGGCAGCGACCGGACCATCCGCAGCCTTCCCCGGGCCGCGACGCTCTCCGTCACCCAGCCGCTGTTCGACGGCAACCGCACGACCAATTCCGTCCGCCAGGCCGACCAGAACGTGCTGGTCGCCCGCGAGACCCTGCGCAATACCGAGCAGACCGTGCTGCTCGCCTCGGCGACGGCGCATATGAACGTGCTGCGCGAGCAGGCGGTGCTCGATCTCAGGCGCCGCAACGTGGAGGTGCTGCGCGAGCAGCTGCGCGCCACCCGCGACCGCTTCAACGTCGGCGAGGTGACGCGGACCGACGTCGCGCTGGCCGAATCCGCTCTGCAGGCGGCCATCGCCACCGCGACCGGCGCCGAATCCGATCTCGCCAATGCCCGGTCCGTCTACATGCAGCAGGTGGGCGTGCAGCCCGGCCGCCTGACGCCGGCCCGCACGATCGAGCGACTGCTGCCGCGCAGCCTGGACGCCGCCATCATCGCCGGGCAGAGCGAGCACCCGTCGATCCGCGGCGCCCGCCACGGTGCCGACGCGCAGCTTCTGCAAGTCCGCATCGCCGAATCGGCGCTCTATCCGACCCTCGGCCTCTCCGCCAGCGTGACCCGTGCCGCCGAGCAGTCCTCGAGCAGCGGCCAATCGCTCTCCGGCTCGCTCGGCGTGACGCTGACCATTCCGATCTTCGCCAACGGCGGCCGTGACTATTCCACCATCCGTGCCGCCAAGGAAACCTACGGCCAGCGGCGCATCCAGATCGAGACGGCGGCAGCGAGCGTCCGCCAGGCGGTGACTCAGTCCTGGGCGGCGCTGGAAGCCGCGCGCGCCCAGATTCAGGCGGCCGAGGTGCAGGTGCGCTCGCAGGATATCGCCGTCAACGGCATCCGTGAGGAGTACAAGGTCGGCCAGCGCACCATCATCGACGTGCTGAACGCGACGCAGAACCTCACCGAGGCGCGCGTCTCGCTGGTCCGCGCCCAGCGCGACCGAGTCGTGCTGTCCTACTCGGTGCTCTCGGCCATGGGCCGTCTCTCCGGCAGCAAGCTGGCGCTGCGCACCGAGATCTTCGATCCCACCGTCCACTACAACCAGGTGCGCGACCAGTGGATCGGCGTGCGGACGCCCGACGGGCGCTGA
- a CDS encoding valine--tRNA ligase yields the protein MLEKTYSPKDIEARIAAAWDEAGAFRAGRPDRAPAEAYCIVIPPPNVTGSLHMGHALNNTLQDVLCRYERMRGKDVLWQPGTDHAGIATQLVVSRQLADKQIQMRDLGREKFLEKVWEWKAESGGTIVNQLKRLGASCDWSRERFTMDEGLSRAVIKVFVDLHRAGLIYRDKRLVNWDPEFQSAISDLEVDSLEVKGNLWHFKYPLKDSPGEFIVVATTRPETMLGDTAVAVHPEDERYRHLIGKMVVLPLVGREIPIVGDTYSDPEKGSGAVKITPAHDFNDFEVGRRHDLELINIFDASAVVNENAPEAYRGLPRFEARKKVVADMEALGLVEKIEPHTHMVPHAQRGGAVVEPWLTEQWYVDAATLAKPALEAVRKGETRFVPERFSGDYFRWLENIQPWCISRQLWWGHQIPAWYAEDGEVFVAASEAEAQALADAHFGRAGVPLTRDPDVLDTWFSSGLWPFSTLGWPDDTAEVKRFYPTATLVTGFDIIFFWVARMMMLGLHFMGEKPFSDVVIHGLVRDDKGRKMSKTLGNVVDPLGLIDEFGADALRFALVAQASQGSDVKFARSRVEGYRNFATKLWNAARFAEMNECRRVAGFDPAAVETTLAKWIVGETAKAVAETEGAIQAYKYNEAAGAAYRFVWNIFCDWFLEFAKPIFTGTDEAAKAEVRAATAWTLDQILKLLHPFMPFITEELWTVTGEAGPARAGVLALSPWPALDGLADEAAEAEIGWLVDAITAIRSVRAEMNVAPGTQVPLVLLSPSERTKAVTERYGDLLNRLSRLSGITVASEAPAGSVQIVVRGETLALPMAGLIDVAAERTRLTKALKEADSDIARCDAKLNNANFMARAAEDVVAEQHEKRAEAAERRRSVEAALQRLATLA from the coding sequence ATGCTTGAGAAGACCTATTCGCCCAAGGATATCGAGGCCCGCATCGCCGCCGCCTGGGACGAGGCCGGTGCGTTTCGGGCCGGGCGGCCCGACCGCGCCCCCGCCGAGGCCTATTGCATCGTCATCCCGCCGCCCAACGTCACGGGCTCGCTGCACATGGGCCACGCGCTCAACAACACGCTTCAGGACGTGCTGTGCCGCTATGAGCGCATGCGTGGCAAGGACGTGCTCTGGCAGCCGGGGACCGACCATGCCGGCATCGCCACCCAGCTCGTCGTGTCGCGCCAGCTCGCCGACAAGCAGATCCAGATGCGCGATCTCGGCCGCGAAAAATTCCTGGAGAAGGTCTGGGAGTGGAAGGCGGAGAGCGGCGGCACCATCGTCAACCAGCTCAAGCGGCTCGGGGCCTCCTGCGACTGGTCGCGCGAGCGCTTCACCATGGACGAGGGACTGTCGCGGGCGGTGATCAAGGTCTTCGTCGACCTGCACAGGGCCGGCCTCATCTACCGCGACAAGCGGCTGGTGAACTGGGATCCGGAGTTCCAGTCGGCGATCTCCGACCTCGAGGTCGATTCCCTCGAGGTGAAGGGCAACCTCTGGCACTTCAAATACCCGCTGAAGGACAGCCCCGGCGAGTTCATCGTCGTGGCGACCACCCGCCCGGAGACCATGCTCGGCGACACGGCCGTCGCCGTCCACCCGGAGGACGAGCGCTACCGGCACCTCATCGGCAAGATGGTGGTGCTGCCGCTGGTCGGCCGCGAGATCCCCATCGTCGGCGACACCTATTCCGATCCAGAGAAGGGGTCGGGGGCGGTGAAGATCACGCCCGCCCACGACTTCAACGACTTCGAGGTGGGCCGGCGCCACGACCTCGAGCTCATCAACATCTTCGACGCCTCCGCGGTGGTGAACGAGAATGCGCCGGAGGCCTATCGCGGCCTGCCGCGGTTCGAGGCGCGCAAGAAGGTGGTCGCCGACATGGAGGCGCTCGGCCTGGTCGAGAAGATCGAGCCGCACACCCACATGGTTCCACATGCCCAGCGCGGCGGCGCGGTGGTCGAGCCCTGGCTGACCGAGCAGTGGTATGTCGACGCGGCGACGCTGGCCAAGCCGGCGCTTGAGGCGGTGCGCAAGGGCGAGACGCGCTTCGTCCCGGAGCGCTTCTCCGGCGACTATTTCCGCTGGCTGGAGAACATCCAGCCCTGGTGCATCTCGCGCCAGCTCTGGTGGGGCCACCAGATCCCCGCCTGGTACGCCGAGGACGGCGAGGTCTTCGTGGCTGCCAGCGAGGCCGAGGCGCAGGCCCTGGCGGATGCGCATTTCGGCAGGGCAGGGGTTCCGCTCACCCGCGACCCCGACGTGCTCGACACCTGGTTCTCCTCGGGGCTCTGGCCCTTCTCGACGCTGGGCTGGCCGGACGACACCGCCGAGGTGAAGCGCTTCTATCCGACCGCGACCCTCGTCACCGGCTTCGACATCATCTTCTTCTGGGTCGCCCGGATGATGATGCTCGGTCTGCATTTCATGGGGGAGAAGCCCTTCTCCGACGTCGTCATTCACGGCCTGGTGCGCGACGACAAGGGCCGCAAGATGTCGAAGACGCTCGGCAACGTTGTCGATCCGCTCGGCCTCATCGACGAGTTCGGCGCCGATGCGCTGCGCTTCGCGCTGGTGGCGCAGGCGAGCCAGGGCTCGGACGTGAAGTTCGCCCGCTCGCGCGTCGAGGGCTACCGCAACTTCGCGACCAAGCTGTGGAACGCTGCCCGCTTCGCCGAGATGAACGAGTGCCGCCGCGTGGCGGGCTTCGACCCGGCGGCCGTCGAGACGACGCTGGCGAAGTGGATCGTCGGCGAGACTGCCAAGGCCGTGGCGGAGACTGAAGGCGCCATCCAGGCCTACAAGTACAACGAGGCGGCGGGCGCGGCCTACCGCTTCGTCTGGAACATCTTCTGCGACTGGTTCCTCGAATTCGCCAAGCCGATCTTCACCGGCACCGACGAGGCGGCGAAGGCCGAGGTGCGTGCCGCCACCGCCTGGACGCTGGACCAGATCCTGAAGCTGCTTCACCCCTTCATGCCCTTCATCACCGAGGAACTGTGGACGGTGACGGGCGAGGCGGGCCCCGCGCGCGCGGGCGTGCTGGCGCTGAGCCCCTGGCCGGCCCTCGACGGGCTCGCCGACGAGGCGGCGGAGGCGGAGATCGGCTGGCTGGTCGACGCCATCACGGCGATCCGCTCCGTGCGTGCCGAGATGAACGTCGCGCCGGGCACGCAGGTGCCGCTCGTCCTGCTGTCACCATCAGAGCGTACCAAAGCCGTCACAGAGCGTTACGGTGATCTCCTCAACCGTCTTTCGAGGCTTTCGGGGATCACCGTCGCCTCCGAGGCACCGGCGGGATCGGTGCAGATCGTCGTGCGCGGCGAGACGCTGGCCCTGCCCATGGCCGGTCTCATCGACGTCGCCGCCGAGCGCACGCGCCTGACCAAGGCGCTGAAGGAGGCGGACAGCGACATCGCGCGCTGCGACGCAAAGCTCAACAATGCCAACTTCATGGCCCGCGCGGCCGAGGACGTGGTGGCCGAGCAGCATGAGAAGCGCGCCGAGGCTGCCGAACGGCGCCGCAGCGTCGAGGCGGCGCTGCAGAGGCTGGCGACGCTCGCCTGA